Proteins encoded in a region of the Streptomyces sp. NBC_00258 genome:
- a CDS encoding aldehyde dehydrogenase family protein gives MPLDPTARGPPARSDQRGTVNQPTPEQPADVVARLRATFRSGRTKPVVWRTTQLRRLRELLTVHGEDLAAALHADLGKSSTEAFRTEINFVVREIDHTLEHLDEWLCPESAPVPAHLGEDATAWTRYDPLGVVLVIAPWNYPAQLLLAPMLGALAAGNAVVVKPSELAPATSAFIARFLPEYLDPAAVAVVEGGIPETTALLAERFDHIFYTGNGTVGRIVMTAAAQHLTPVTLELGGKSPAFVDRDADLSIVADRLARGKFLNAGQTCVAPDYVLTDPETARALEPALAKAVEGLYGTDAAASTEYGRIVNERHFDRLSGLLDSGRVVVGGDSDRATKYIAPTVLADVDPSSPVMGEEIFGPVLPIVTVAGLDEAVEFINDRDKPLALYVFTESDVTRERLAAETSSGGLGFGLPLAHLTVSDLPFGGVGESGMGNYHGRYSIETFSHRKAVLEKPLS, from the coding sequence TTGCCGCTCGACCCCACCGCACGCGGGCCACCGGCCCGCTCCGACCAGCGAGGCACCGTGAACCAGCCCACCCCCGAGCAGCCCGCCGACGTCGTGGCCCGGCTGCGCGCCACCTTCCGCTCCGGCCGCACCAAGCCCGTCGTATGGCGCACCACCCAGCTGCGGCGCCTGCGCGAGCTGCTCACCGTGCACGGCGAGGACCTGGCCGCGGCCCTCCACGCCGACCTGGGCAAGAGCTCCACCGAGGCGTTCCGCACCGAGATCAACTTCGTGGTGCGGGAGATCGACCACACGCTGGAGCACCTCGACGAGTGGCTGTGCCCCGAGTCCGCCCCCGTCCCCGCCCACCTCGGCGAGGACGCCACCGCCTGGACGCGGTACGACCCGCTCGGTGTCGTCCTGGTCATCGCCCCCTGGAACTACCCGGCGCAACTCCTGCTCGCGCCGATGCTCGGTGCGCTCGCCGCCGGCAACGCGGTCGTCGTAAAGCCCAGTGAGCTGGCTCCGGCCACCTCGGCCTTCATCGCCCGGTTCCTGCCGGAGTACCTGGACCCCGCCGCGGTCGCCGTCGTCGAGGGTGGCATCCCCGAGACCACGGCCCTGCTGGCGGAGCGCTTCGACCACATCTTCTACACCGGCAACGGCACCGTCGGCCGCATCGTCATGACCGCCGCCGCCCAGCACCTCACCCCGGTCACCCTCGAACTCGGCGGCAAGTCCCCGGCGTTCGTCGACCGGGACGCAGACCTGTCCATCGTCGCCGACCGCCTGGCCCGCGGCAAGTTCCTCAACGCCGGGCAGACCTGCGTCGCGCCCGACTACGTACTCACCGACCCGGAGACGGCCCGAGCCCTGGAACCGGCTCTGGCCAAGGCCGTCGAGGGCCTGTACGGAACCGACGCCGCCGCCTCCACCGAGTACGGCCGAATCGTCAACGAGCGGCACTTCGACCGCCTCAGTGGACTGCTCGACTCCGGCCGTGTCGTGGTCGGCGGTGACAGCGACCGCGCCACCAAGTACATCGCGCCGACCGTTCTGGCCGACGTCGACCCGAGCTCGCCGGTCATGGGCGAGGAGATCTTCGGCCCGGTCCTGCCGATCGTGACCGTGGCAGGGCTGGACGAGGCCGTCGAGTTCATCAACGACCGTGACAAGCCCCTGGCTCTGTACGTCTTCACCGAGTCCGACGTCACCCGCGAGCGACTCGCCGCCGAAACGTCCTCCGGCGGACTCGGCTTCGGCCTGCCGCTCGCCCATCTCACCGTCTCCGACCTGCCGTTCGGCGGCGTCGGCGAGAGCGGCATGGGCAACTACCACGGCCGCTACTCCATCGAGACGTTCAGCCACCGCAAGGCGGTGCTGGAGAAGCCGCTGAGCTGA
- a CDS encoding glycoside hydrolase family 19 protein, producing the protein MSRRRISAFVAALMLASAAPVLLPASSASAAACSSYPSWVAGKSYVTGNIVRYTDGKAYIAEHDNPGYDPTISTWYWEPYACDGGTNPSGFVVSEAQFNQMFPSRNSFYTYSGLKAAMSAYPAFANTGSDTVKKQEAAAFLANVSHETGGLVHIVEQNTANYPHYCDWGQPYGCPAGQAAYYGRGPIQLSWNFNYKAAGDALGIDLLGNPWLVQNDAAVAWKTGLWYWNTQNGPGTMTGHNAMVNGAGFGQTIRSINGSLECDGKNPAQVQSRVNNYQRFTQILGTTPGNNLYC; encoded by the coding sequence GTGTCGAGGCGTCGTATCTCCGCGTTCGTTGCCGCGCTCATGCTCGCAAGCGCCGCGCCGGTGCTCCTGCCGGCGTCGAGCGCGTCCGCGGCGGCCTGTTCGAGCTACCCGAGCTGGGTGGCCGGCAAGTCCTACGTCACCGGCAACATCGTCCGCTACACCGACGGCAAGGCCTACATAGCCGAGCACGACAACCCGGGCTACGACCCCACCATCAGCACCTGGTACTGGGAGCCGTACGCCTGTGACGGAGGCACCAACCCCTCCGGCTTCGTCGTGAGCGAGGCGCAGTTCAACCAGATGTTCCCGAGCCGGAACTCCTTCTACACGTACAGCGGGCTGAAGGCTGCGATGAGCGCCTATCCGGCGTTCGCGAACACCGGCAGTGACACGGTGAAGAAGCAGGAGGCCGCGGCTTTCCTCGCCAACGTCAGCCACGAGACCGGCGGTCTCGTCCACATCGTCGAGCAGAACACCGCGAACTACCCCCACTACTGCGACTGGGGCCAGCCGTACGGCTGCCCGGCCGGCCAGGCCGCGTACTACGGCCGCGGACCGATCCAGCTCAGCTGGAACTTCAACTACAAGGCCGCCGGTGACGCGCTGGGCATCGACCTCCTGGGCAACCCCTGGCTCGTGCAGAACGACGCCGCCGTGGCCTGGAAGACCGGCCTCTGGTACTGGAACACCCAGAACGGCCCCGGCACCATGACCGGCCACAACGCCATGGTCAACGGTGCGGGCTTCGGCCAGACCATCCGCAGCATCAACGGCTCCCTTGAGTGCGACGGCAAGAACCCCGCCCAGGTGCAGAGCCGGGTGAACAACTACCAGCGGTTCACCCAGATCCTCGGCACGACGCCGGGCAACAACCTGTACTGCTGA
- a CDS encoding phospholipase: MRMHRPLLALTAAGAALTSVLTAPAHSAAVPTGGVFYVQSAVTGLNAADSGGAVVQRNPKGNEDRQQWTLRSSGASYVLESTDTAGSCLGRSGGQARTVACTSGDAPWEITATGTDQYRLKVPGADQYLTVAAKPSGSNYPAQLALGAAGNQASWYLTPTTSPTSPMPSPDQRTLDQVTFLTSHNAYANGVDGGFAPPFINLVPNQSRGINQQLTDGVRGFMLDIHQTSDGAILCHNSCTLVSRPVALWVDIQRMVDYLKANPNEFVTVFLEDYVDPGVLRSELARVNGLSDVLYRPDQTGVRTNGWPKMSELIAANDRLLIFTDHSRSADQSAGLTRDSFGVMYQREWTVENYWSMGSGLGSSNWSCYSRWYDANTNVPLTATAPPFRPLFVMNHFRDAAIASTATTDNTKLTDRAQRFCQPAARKKPNFLAVDRYDLGNPAAAVSTLNGYTY, encoded by the coding sequence ATGCGGATGCATCGCCCCCTGCTCGCCCTCACCGCCGCCGGAGCGGCACTCACCTCCGTCCTGACCGCCCCCGCCCACTCGGCGGCGGTCCCGACGGGAGGAGTGTTCTACGTGCAGAGCGCGGTCACCGGCCTGAACGCCGCCGACAGCGGGGGAGCGGTCGTCCAGCGCAACCCCAAGGGCAACGAGGACCGGCAGCAGTGGACGCTCCGGTCGAGCGGCGCGTCGTACGTGCTGGAGAGCACCGACACGGCGGGCAGCTGCCTCGGCCGCTCCGGCGGTCAGGCGAGAACCGTGGCCTGTACGAGCGGCGACGCCCCGTGGGAGATCACGGCGACGGGAACCGACCAGTACCGGCTCAAAGTCCCGGGCGCCGACCAGTACCTGACGGTCGCCGCGAAGCCGTCCGGCTCCAACTACCCCGCCCAACTGGCCCTGGGCGCCGCGGGGAACCAGGCCTCCTGGTACCTCACTCCCACGACGTCCCCGACTTCCCCGATGCCGTCCCCGGACCAACGCACCCTGGACCAGGTCACGTTCCTCACGTCCCACAACGCCTACGCGAACGGCGTCGACGGCGGATTCGCGCCACCCTTCATCAACCTCGTCCCGAACCAGAGCCGGGGAATCAACCAACAACTCACCGACGGCGTACGCGGGTTCATGCTGGACATCCACCAGACCTCAGACGGCGCGATCCTCTGCCACAACAGCTGCACCCTCGTCAGTCGGCCCGTCGCGCTGTGGGTGGACATCCAGCGCATGGTCGACTACCTGAAGGCGAACCCGAACGAGTTCGTCACCGTCTTCCTGGAGGACTACGTCGACCCGGGCGTCCTGCGCAGCGAACTGGCCCGCGTGAACGGCCTGTCCGACGTGTTGTACCGCCCCGACCAGACCGGTGTCCGCACCAACGGCTGGCCGAAGATGTCGGAACTCATCGCGGCCAACGACCGCCTCCTCATCTTCACCGACCACAGCCGCTCCGCCGACCAGTCCGCCGGCCTCACCCGCGACAGCTTCGGAGTGATGTACCAGCGTGAGTGGACCGTGGAGAACTACTGGTCGATGGGCTCGGGTCTCGGCAGCTCCAACTGGTCCTGCTACAGCCGCTGGTACGACGCCAACACGAACGTTCCCCTCACCGCCACGGCGCCGCCGTTCCGGCCGCTCTTCGTCATGAACCACTTCCGTGACGCCGCGATCGCCTCCACGGCCACCACCGACAACACCAAACTCACCGACAGGGCCCAGCGCTTCTGCCAGCCCGCCGCCCGCAAGAAGCCCAACTTCCTCGCCGTGGACCGGTACGACCTCGGGAACCCGGCGGCCGCGGTGTCGACGCTGAACGGCTACACGTACTGA
- a CDS encoding helix-turn-helix transcriptional regulator codes for MPKTSARLLSLLSLLQARRDWPGALLAERLDISPRTVRRDVDRLRELGYPIVAFKGPEGGYRLDAGSDLPPLLFDDEQAVALAVALRIATTTGAGIEEAAARALTTVRQVMPARLRHRIDMLQVTAVGRSATGPESQVSSGVLMALGAAVHAREVLRFDYASPPGAGDDDPAMTAPRRVQPHHLVTWGGRWYLVAWDLDREDWRTFRADRITPRVPTGPRFTPRELPGGDVAAFVAGRFRGSDGSVDWPCRGEVILRLPAAEVSRYSRDGVVEELGPDRCRLVLGSWSWPGLAADIGRFDADIEVVGPAELKDAFAHLARRYANAATGPLGEKRQYV; via the coding sequence ATGCCGAAGACATCAGCCCGACTGCTGTCACTGCTCTCGCTGCTCCAGGCGCGCCGGGACTGGCCGGGGGCGCTGCTGGCGGAGCGGCTGGACATCAGTCCGCGTACCGTGCGGCGCGATGTCGACCGTCTGCGCGAGCTGGGCTATCCCATCGTGGCCTTCAAGGGGCCCGAGGGTGGGTACCGTCTCGACGCCGGATCCGACCTGCCGCCGCTGCTGTTCGACGACGAGCAGGCCGTCGCGCTCGCCGTCGCACTCCGGATCGCCACGACCACCGGCGCCGGCATCGAGGAGGCCGCGGCGCGTGCGCTGACCACCGTCCGGCAGGTCATGCCCGCACGGCTGCGCCACCGGATCGACATGCTCCAGGTCACCGCCGTCGGACGGTCCGCGACCGGCCCGGAGTCGCAGGTCAGCAGTGGCGTACTCATGGCACTCGGCGCCGCCGTCCACGCGCGCGAGGTGCTGCGCTTCGACTACGCCTCCCCACCGGGAGCCGGCGACGACGATCCCGCCATGACCGCACCGCGCCGGGTGCAGCCCCACCACCTCGTCACCTGGGGCGGGCGCTGGTACCTCGTCGCCTGGGACCTCGACCGCGAGGACTGGCGCACCTTCCGCGCCGACCGGATCACCCCGCGCGTCCCGACAGGGCCCCGGTTCACACCGCGCGAGCTGCCCGGCGGGGATGTGGCCGCCTTCGTGGCCGGCCGGTTCCGCGGCTCCGACGGCTCGGTCGACTGGCCCTGCCGCGGCGAGGTGATCCTCCGTCTCCCCGCCGCCGAGGTGTCCCGCTACTCCCGGGACGGAGTCGTCGAGGAGCTCGGCCCCGACCGCTGCCGACTGGTCCTGGGCTCGTGGTCGTGGCCCGGTCTGGCCGCGGACATCGGCAGGTTCGACGCCGACATCGAGGTCGTCGGCCCGGCTGAGCTGAAGGACGCCTTCGCGCACCTGGCCCGCCGCTACGCGAACGCGGCGACGGGCCCACTCGGCGAGAAGCGTCAGTACGTGTAG
- a CDS encoding DinB family protein — MTAMTTPPSTPDAERADLIAALATAREALTNTVRGLSDEQAGERPTVSALCLGGLIKHVASIEEGWMRFVVDGPSAMSYDLPDGVTWADFAAGTAREFPQWMIDHQNDFLMLPGETLAGIVERYEQVAAHSEKIIASVPDLSAAHPLPEAPWHEPGAVRSVRRVLAHVIAETAQHAGHADILRETLDGKKST, encoded by the coding sequence GTGACCGCCATGACCACGCCCCCTTCCACCCCCGACGCCGAGCGGGCCGACCTGATCGCCGCGCTCGCGACCGCGCGGGAAGCCCTGACCAACACCGTGCGCGGGCTCAGCGACGAGCAGGCCGGTGAGCGCCCGACCGTCAGCGCGCTGTGCCTGGGCGGGCTGATCAAGCACGTCGCTTCCATCGAGGAGGGATGGATGCGCTTCGTGGTCGACGGCCCGTCGGCGATGAGCTACGACCTGCCCGACGGCGTCACCTGGGCCGACTTCGCGGCCGGCACCGCACGCGAGTTCCCACAGTGGATGATCGACCACCAGAACGACTTCCTGATGCTGCCCGGCGAGACGCTGGCCGGAATCGTAGAGCGCTACGAGCAGGTCGCCGCCCACAGCGAGAAGATCATCGCCTCCGTGCCCGACCTCTCGGCGGCACATCCGCTGCCGGAGGCGCCCTGGCACGAGCCGGGAGCCGTGCGCAGTGTGCGCCGGGTGCTGGCGCACGTCATCGCCGAGACCGCCCAGCACGCCGGGCACGCGGACATCCTGCGCGAGACGCTCGACGGGAAGAAGTCGACCTGA
- a CDS encoding winged helix DNA-binding domain-containing protein: MTVLDTRALNRATLARQLLLDRADMPVLDAVAHLGGLQAQEPQEPFVGLWSRLRAFDPAVLSDLLTARSVVRTHLMRRTVHLVTADDVLAWRARHDAMLRQRVLGVYRSELAGVDLDELAAAGRAVMADGEPRSMSELARALADRWPKPGPRPLGELLVAALIPMVQLPPRGLWRTRAGVRNLPLASWLGREIDPSAPDGSDPVGQALVRRYLAAFGPAASADLRAWSGLAGLPAAITAVREELVTFRDERGRELLDLPDAPRPDPDTPAPARFLPAFDNAILGYHDRGRIIDDAHRGLSVAGARVVLVDGRVAATWTVEADTVLVTPLRRLSRADRTDVAEQGRELAAFLSDNESHRVRIVASA, translated from the coding sequence ATGACCGTTCTCGACACCCGGGCACTCAACCGGGCAACGCTGGCACGGCAGTTGCTGCTCGACCGCGCCGACATGCCGGTGCTCGACGCCGTCGCGCACCTCGGCGGTCTGCAAGCGCAGGAACCGCAGGAACCGTTCGTCGGGCTCTGGTCACGGCTGCGCGCGTTCGACCCGGCGGTGCTCTCGGACCTCCTGACCGCGCGGAGTGTGGTGCGCACCCACCTCATGCGCCGCACCGTCCACCTCGTCACCGCCGACGACGTCCTGGCCTGGCGGGCCCGCCACGACGCCATGCTGCGCCAACGGGTACTCGGGGTCTACCGGAGCGAACTCGCCGGAGTGGATCTCGACGAACTCGCGGCGGCGGGCCGGGCCGTCATGGCCGACGGCGAGCCCCGCTCGATGAGCGAACTGGCGCGGGCACTCGCCGACCGCTGGCCGAAGCCGGGGCCGCGGCCACTGGGCGAACTACTGGTCGCCGCCCTCATCCCGATGGTGCAACTGCCACCGCGCGGACTGTGGCGCACACGGGCGGGAGTGCGCAATCTCCCACTCGCCTCCTGGCTCGGTCGTGAGATCGACCCGTCGGCCCCGGACGGCTCCGATCCCGTGGGCCAGGCGCTGGTGCGGCGGTATCTGGCCGCGTTCGGCCCCGCCGCCTCTGCCGACCTGCGCGCCTGGAGCGGCCTCGCCGGCCTGCCGGCGGCGATCACCGCCGTACGGGAGGAACTGGTGACCTTCCGCGACGAGCGAGGCCGGGAACTGCTGGACCTTCCCGACGCACCGCGACCCGACCCCGACACACCCGCCCCGGCGCGGTTCCTGCCGGCGTTCGACAACGCGATCCTCGGTTACCACGACCGCGGCCGGATCATCGACGACGCCCATCGCGGGCTGTCGGTCGCCGGCGCTCGCGTGGTCCTGGTCGACGGCCGGGTCGCCGCGACCTGGACCGTGGAGGCGGACACCGTGCTGGTCACCCCGCTGCGCCGCCTCTCCCGGGCCGACCGCACCGACGTGGCCGAGCAGGGGCGGGAGTTGGCCGCGTTCCTCTCCGACAACGAGAGCCACCGTGTACGGATCGTCGCGTCCGCCTGA
- a CDS encoding dienelactone hydrolase family protein, giving the protein MSETPRSTGAPAHQNVTFPSGGTTAHGYLALPPSGQGPGVIVIQEWWGLTDHIADVTERLAKEGFVALAPDLYGGNVAHDSAEAFRMMQDLPVARGVELLSGAVDHLLAMPEVTSETVGSVGFCMGGGFVLYQAATDPRVHAAVPFYGVIQGETPDFSGLKAQILGHYGERDSAIPVDSLAPLRDTIREQSGITPDFRVYPADHAFFNDGRPEVHEPESSALAWRSTVDFLHAQLG; this is encoded by the coding sequence ATGTCCGAGACGCCCAGGTCGACCGGGGCCCCCGCCCACCAGAACGTCACCTTCCCGAGCGGCGGCACCACCGCGCACGGTTATCTGGCTCTGCCGCCCTCCGGACAGGGGCCCGGCGTCATCGTGATCCAGGAGTGGTGGGGCCTCACCGACCACATCGCGGACGTCACCGAGCGCCTGGCGAAGGAGGGTTTCGTGGCGCTGGCTCCCGACCTGTACGGCGGCAATGTCGCCCATGACAGCGCCGAGGCGTTCCGCATGATGCAGGACCTGCCCGTGGCGCGCGGCGTCGAGCTGCTCTCCGGCGCCGTCGACCATCTGCTGGCGATGCCCGAGGTCACCTCCGAGACCGTCGGCTCGGTCGGCTTCTGCATGGGCGGTGGTTTCGTCCTCTACCAGGCCGCCACCGACCCGCGTGTCCACGCCGCCGTCCCTTTCTACGGTGTCATCCAGGGCGAGACCCCCGACTTCTCCGGCCTCAAGGCGCAGATCCTCGGCCACTACGGCGAACGCGACTCGGCCATTCCCGTCGACTCCCTCGCCCCGCTCCGCGACACGATCCGCGAGCAGTCGGGCATCACTCCGGACTTCCGCGTCTACCCCGCCGACCACGCCTTCTTCAACGACGGCCGCCCCGAGGTCCACGAGCCCGAGTCGTCGGCCCTGGCCTGGCGGAGCACGGTGGACTTCCTGCACGCGCAACTGGGCTGA
- a CDS encoding VOC family protein gives MKRVALVTLVVDDYDEAIRFYTEVLGFRLAEDTPRPDGSRWVVVEPDTGAHGTGLLLARAKDEAQRARVGDQTGGRVGFFLHTDDFARDHARMTAAGVTFLEEPRHETYGSVVVFQDLYGNRWDLLQPAASDPRPAAPDETAQ, from the coding sequence ATGAAACGCGTCGCCCTGGTCACCCTCGTCGTCGACGACTACGACGAGGCGATCCGCTTCTACACCGAGGTCCTCGGATTCCGGCTCGCCGAGGACACCCCGCGACCCGACGGATCCCGCTGGGTCGTCGTGGAGCCGGACACCGGCGCACACGGCACCGGGCTCCTGCTCGCCCGGGCCAAGGACGAGGCACAGCGCGCCCGGGTCGGCGACCAGACAGGCGGCCGCGTCGGCTTCTTCCTGCACACCGACGACTTCGCCCGCGACCACGCACGGATGACCGCGGCGGGCGTGACCTTCCTGGAGGAGCCGCGACACGAGACGTACGGCTCGGTCGTCGTCTTCCAGGACCTGTACGGAAACCGGTGGGACCTGCTGCAGCCCGCCGCATCCGACCCGCGACCCGCCGCACCCGACGAAACCGCCCAGTGA
- a CDS encoding adenosine deaminase, with the protein MTASRIDTIRRLPKAVLHDHLDGGLRPTTLVELADAVGHTLPTTDPDELAAWYYEAANSGDLVRYIATFEHTLAVMQTREGLLRTAEEYVLDLAEDGVVYGEVRYAPELLVNGGLALSEVVETVQEGLAAGMAKAAAQGTPVRVGTLLCGMRMFDRVREAADLAVAFRDAGVVGFDIAGAEDGFPPADHLAAFEHLRVENVPFTIHAGEAHGLPSIHQALQVCGAQRIGHGVRITEDIVDGKLGRVASWVRDRRVALEMCPTSNLQTGAATSIADHPITHLRDLGFRVTLNTDNRLVSGTTMTREMSLLVDEAGWTLDDLRTVTVNALKSAFIPFDERATLIRDVVLPGYEL; encoded by the coding sequence ATGACCGCGTCCCGTATCGACACCATCCGCAGGCTCCCCAAGGCCGTCCTGCACGACCACCTCGACGGCGGCCTGCGCCCCACCACGCTCGTCGAACTCGCCGACGCGGTCGGCCACACGCTCCCCACCACCGACCCGGACGAGCTGGCCGCCTGGTACTACGAGGCGGCCAACTCCGGCGACCTGGTCCGCTACATAGCCACCTTCGAGCACACCCTCGCCGTGATGCAGACCCGCGAGGGCCTGCTGCGGACCGCCGAGGAGTACGTGCTGGACCTGGCCGAGGACGGTGTCGTCTACGGCGAGGTGCGCTACGCCCCCGAGCTGCTGGTCAACGGCGGGCTGGCCCTCTCCGAGGTCGTCGAGACCGTGCAGGAGGGCCTGGCCGCCGGTATGGCCAAGGCGGCGGCCCAGGGCACGCCGGTCCGCGTCGGCACGCTGCTGTGCGGGATGCGCATGTTCGACCGCGTCCGCGAGGCCGCCGACCTGGCCGTGGCCTTCCGGGACGCAGGCGTCGTCGGCTTCGACATCGCGGGCGCCGAGGACGGCTTCCCGCCCGCCGACCACCTCGCCGCCTTCGAGCACCTGCGCGTCGAGAACGTCCCGTTCACCATCCACGCCGGCGAGGCCCACGGCCTGCCCAGCATCCACCAGGCCCTCCAGGTCTGCGGCGCCCAGCGCATCGGCCACGGCGTCCGCATCACCGAGGACATCGTGGACGGCAAGCTCGGCCGTGTCGCGAGCTGGGTGCGCGACCGCCGCGTCGCCCTGGAGATGTGCCCCACCTCCAACCTCCAGACGGGCGCGGCCACTTCCATCGCCGACCACCCGATCACGCACCTGCGCGACCTGGGCTTCCGCGTCACCCTCAACACCGACAACCGGCTGGTCTCCGGCACGACCATGACCCGCGAGATGTCCCTGCTCGTCGACGAGGCGGGCTGGACCCTCGACGACTTGCGCACGGTCACGGTCAACGCCCTGAAGAGCGCGTTCATCCCGTTCGACGAGCGGGCCACCCTCATCCGGGACGTCGTCCTGCCGGGCTACGAGCTCTGA
- a CDS encoding carotenoid oxygenase family protein → MTEHSRRNVLRGAAAIAAAGGLVGVTGGLAAGAPATAKGRHFPFLEGAFAPVTEELTAFGLPVTGRIPRELNGRYLRNGPNVLGLEDPRAHHWMLGDGMVHGVRLRDGRAEWYRNRWVRSSRVAEKLGEPYPGPVPPDDFPCNTHVIGHRGRVLALQESGPLPYELDYELNTVGTYDFRGTLEGAFTAHTKLDAESGELHAMTYYPTWNHIRHLVVNAAGRVVRTTRIPVSDSPMIHDFALTEKYVVIFDMPVTFDPAGAERGDLVPYVWNERHPSRVGIMPRSGGRVRWFEVEPTYYSHTLNAYDEGSSVVVDFTAYPAPFLVAGRGSGGPYGAGTVRLHRWTIDRDRGRVRTKVLDDRPQEFPRVNEALVARRHRYGYTTAAAEMSLAYVTADGNPPDRAFSSELVKQDLLRGTSQVHRLPRNAAVGEAVFVASDPTDARAAEDDGYTLAYVHNPDRGAADLLILSAQDFTGEPVARVHLPGRVPLGFHGSWVPDA, encoded by the coding sequence ATGACTGAGCACAGCCGACGGAACGTACTGCGCGGGGCGGCGGCCATCGCGGCGGCGGGCGGACTCGTGGGGGTGACGGGAGGACTCGCGGCGGGTGCTCCCGCCACCGCGAAGGGGCGCCACTTCCCGTTCCTGGAGGGGGCGTTCGCCCCGGTCACCGAGGAACTGACCGCCTTCGGCCTCCCCGTCACCGGACGGATCCCGCGCGAGCTGAACGGCCGCTACCTCAGGAACGGGCCGAACGTCCTCGGCCTGGAGGACCCGCGGGCGCACCACTGGATGCTGGGCGACGGCATGGTGCACGGCGTCCGGCTGCGGGACGGCCGCGCCGAGTGGTACCGCAACCGCTGGGTCCGCTCCTCCCGCGTCGCCGAGAAGCTCGGCGAGCCCTACCCGGGACCGGTGCCGCCGGACGACTTCCCGTGCAACACCCACGTCATCGGGCACCGCGGACGGGTCCTGGCCCTCCAGGAGAGCGGCCCTCTGCCGTACGAACTCGACTACGAGCTCAACACGGTGGGCACGTACGACTTCCGCGGCACGCTGGAAGGCGCGTTCACGGCGCACACCAAGCTCGACGCGGAGTCGGGCGAGCTGCACGCGATGACGTACTACCCGACCTGGAACCACATCCGGCACCTGGTGGTGAACGCCGCGGGGCGGGTCGTCCGGACCACCAGGATCCCGGTCTCGGACAGCCCGATGATCCACGACTTCGCACTCACCGAGAAGTACGTCGTCATCTTCGACATGCCGGTCACCTTCGACCCGGCGGGCGCAGAGCGGGGCGACCTGGTGCCGTACGTGTGGAACGAGCGGCACCCCTCCCGGGTCGGCATCATGCCGCGCTCCGGCGGGCGGGTCCGCTGGTTCGAGGTGGAACCGACGTACTACTCGCACACCCTCAACGCGTACGACGAGGGGTCGTCCGTGGTCGTCGACTTCACGGCCTATCCGGCGCCCTTCCTCGTCGCGGGGCGTGGCTCCGGCGGGCCCTACGGGGCCGGGACCGTCCGGCTGCACCGCTGGACCATCGACCGCGACCGTGGCCGCGTACGCACCAAGGTCCTGGACGACAGGCCGCAGGAGTTCCCGCGCGTCAACGAGGCGTTGGTCGCGCGCAGGCACCGGTACGGCTACACGACGGCCGCCGCCGAGATGTCGCTGGCGTATGTGACGGCCGACGGGAACCCGCCCGACCGGGCCTTCAGCAGCGAGCTGGTCAAGCAGGACCTGCTGCGCGGCACCTCGCAGGTGCACCGGCTGCCCCGGAACGCGGCGGTGGGCGAGGCGGTGTTCGTGGCCTCGGACCCGACGGACGCGAGGGCGGCCGAGGACGACGGCTACACGCTGGCGTACGTCCACAACCCCGACCGGGGCGCCGCCGATCTGCTGATCCTGTCCGCCCAGGACTTCACGGGTGAGCCGGTGGCCCGGGTCCATCTGCCGGGGCGGGTGCCGCTGGGCTTCCACGGGAGCTGGGTGCCCGACGCGTGA